From the Prunus dulcis chromosome 4, ALMONDv2, whole genome shotgun sequence genome, one window contains:
- the LOC117625239 gene encoding transcription factor bHLH52-like, with the protein MVPPQSFGSEMTNFFQPNIEAELLAAEELLKYYQLDYNRSILPNNLFLDDHPCHDLYNLVNLENYHLDTTSDDHLLLPHLTTPDMFPQLDFYSHPYPKRQKCFQDFVYPEFTPATFYNAFPPDSCPLPELLPAPGVFATPLLTFNQHLEETVTASNKSKVNDYEIGFTAKKKVEEKCVSAQSIAARERRRKITEKTQELGKLVPGGSKMNTAEMLTAAYNFVKYLRAQVGILEFMGSFQGFYANPLLLYMQELKGAPPAEELQVVAFPIIQEKLYLKNNCLVPEKFVEILAKHFDAQSKPSLSNNLHQLLTSSG; encoded by the exons ATGGTACCACCTCAGTCTTTTGGCTCAGAGATGACGAACTTTTTCCAGCCAAATATAGAAGCAGAGCTATTAGCAGCAGAAGAGCTTCTCAAATATTACCAACTAGACTACAATCGTTCCATCCTTCCCAACAACTTATTTCTTGATGATCATCCATGCCATGACCTCTACAATCTTGTCAACCTCGAAAACTATCATCTTGACACTACCAGTGAtgatcatcttcttcttccacatCTCACTACCCCAGACATGTTTCCACAACTTGATTTCTATTCGCACCCGTACCCGAAACgtcaaaaatgcttccaagATTTCGTTTACCCGGAGTTCACACCCGCAACTTTCTATAATGCGTTTCCTCCAGATTCTTGTCCCTTGCCCGAGTTGCTTCCGGCACCTGGGGTCTTTGCTACTCCATTGCTCACATTTAATCAGCATCTGGAGGAGACAGTCACTGCTAGCAACAAGTCAAAAGTTAATGACTATGAGATTGGTTTTACTGCTAAGAAGAAAGTGGAAGAAAAATGCGTATCTGCGCAGAGTATTGCGGCTAGAGAAAGGAGGAGGAAGATCACAGAGAAGACTCAAGAGCTAGGGAAGCTTGTTCCTGGAGGAAGCAAGATGAACACAGCTGAGATGCTCACTGCTGCTTACAACTTTGTCAAGTACTTGCGGGCTCAAGTTGGCATTCTTGAATTCATGGGGTCATTTCAG GGTTTTTATGCCAATCCTCTTTTGTTATACATGCAGGAATTGAAGGGAGCTCCTCCTGCTGAAGAGCTGCAAGTAGTTGCATTTCCTATTATTCAAGAGAAGCTATATTTGAAGAACAATTGCTTGGTTCCGGAGAAGTTTGTGGAGATATTAGCAAAACACTTTGATGCTCAATCAAAACCTTCGCTCTCCAACAATCTCCACCAGCTGCTCACATCTAGTGGTTGA